A DNA window from Pseudomonas resinovorans NBRC 106553 contains the following coding sequences:
- a CDS encoding ABC transporter permease, producing the protein MLSPYMSPIERLWFYTLRTLCGLVLLFLILPVLVIIPLSFNSGTFLVYPLQGFSLRWYADFFGSAEWMRALTNSMIVAPAATVLAMVFGTLASIGLTRGEFRGKALVMSLLISPMVVPVVIIGVASYLFFAPLGLGNSYLSLILVHAVLGVPFVIITVSATLQGFNYNLVRAAASLGAPPVTAFFKVTLPLIAPGVISGALFAFATSFDEVVVTLFLAGPEQATLPRQMFSGIRENLSPTIAAAATLLIGFSVALLLVLEWLRGRSERMRTSMPE; encoded by the coding sequence ATGCTGAGTCCCTACATGTCCCCCATCGAGCGCCTGTGGTTCTACACCCTGCGCACCCTGTGCGGCCTGGTGTTGCTGTTCCTGATCCTGCCGGTGCTGGTGATCATCCCGCTGTCGTTCAACTCCGGCACTTTCCTGGTCTACCCGCTGCAGGGCTTCTCCCTGCGTTGGTACGCGGACTTCTTCGGCTCGGCCGAGTGGATGCGCGCGCTGACCAACAGCATGATCGTGGCACCGGCGGCCACCGTGCTGGCCATGGTCTTCGGTACCCTGGCCTCCATCGGCCTGACCCGTGGCGAGTTCCGTGGCAAGGCGCTGGTGATGAGCCTGCTGATCTCGCCCATGGTGGTACCGGTGGTGATCATCGGCGTCGCCAGCTACCTGTTCTTCGCGCCACTGGGGCTGGGCAACAGCTACCTGTCGCTGATCCTGGTGCACGCCGTGCTGGGTGTTCCCTTCGTGATCATCACGGTGTCGGCCACCCTCCAGGGCTTCAACTACAACCTGGTGCGCGCCGCCGCCAGCCTGGGCGCGCCGCCGGTGACCGCGTTCTTCAAGGTGACCCTGCCGCTGATCGCCCCGGGGGTGATCTCGGGGGCGCTGTTCGCCTTCGCGACCTCCTTCGACGAAGTGGTGGTGACCCTGTTCCTCGCCGGCCCCGAGCAGGCCACCCTGCCACGGCAGATGTTCAGCGGTATCCGCGAGAACCTCAGCCCGACCATCGCCGCCGCCGCCACCTTGCTGATCGGCTTCTCGGTTGCACTGTTGCTGGTGCTGGAATGGCTGCGCGGACGCAGCGAGCGGATGCGCACCTCGATGCCCGAGTGA
- the rpe gene encoding ribulose-phosphate 3-epimerase, protein MQPFAIAPSILSADFARLGEEVDNVLAAGADIVHFDVMDNHYVPNLTIGPMVCSALRKYGITAPIDAHLMVSPVDRIIGDFIEAGATYITFHPEATQHIDRSLQLIRDGGAKAGLVFNPATSLDALKYVMDKVDMILLMSVNPGFGGQKFIPGTLDKLREARALIDASGRDIRLEIDGGVNVKNIREIAAAGADTFVAGSAIFNAPDYAEVIAAMRAELAQV, encoded by the coding sequence ATGCAGCCTTTCGCCATCGCTCCGTCGATCCTTTCCGCCGATTTCGCCCGCCTGGGCGAGGAAGTGGATAACGTTCTCGCCGCCGGCGCCGACATCGTTCACTTCGACGTGATGGACAACCACTACGTGCCCAACCTGACCATCGGCCCCATGGTCTGCTCGGCACTGCGCAAGTACGGCATCACCGCGCCGATCGACGCCCACCTGATGGTTTCCCCGGTGGATCGCATCATCGGTGACTTCATCGAAGCCGGCGCCACCTACATCACCTTCCACCCCGAAGCCACGCAGCACATCGATCGCTCCCTGCAGCTGATCCGCGATGGCGGCGCCAAGGCGGGCCTGGTGTTCAATCCGGCCACCTCGCTGGATGCGCTCAAGTACGTGATGGACAAGGTCGACATGATCCTGCTGATGAGCGTCAACCCCGGTTTCGGTGGCCAGAAGTTCATCCCCGGCACCCTCGACAAGCTGCGTGAGGCCCGCGCCCTGATCGACGCTTCCGGCCGCGACATCCGCCTGGAGATCGACGGCGGCGTGAACGTGAAGAACATCCGCGAGATCGCCGCCGCCGGTGCCGACACCTTTGTCGCCGGCTCGGCCATCTTCAATGCGCCGGACTACGCCGAAGTAATCGCCGCCATGCGCGCCGAGCTGGCCCAGGTCTGA
- a CDS encoding phosphoglycolate phosphatase, with the protein MGTLHRLFDGRLPRLVMFDLDGTLVDSVPDLAAAVDQMLLALGRPAAGVERVRDWVGNGARVLVRRALADGYEHSSVHEEDAERGLELFMTAYADSHALTTVYPGVAETLKWLKKKGVELALVTNKPERFVAPLLDEMRLGRYFPLIIAGDTLPQQKPDPAALLHVMHMTGVSRNEALFVGDSRNDVLAAKAAGVKCVALSYGYNHGRPIAEEDPALVVDDLRELLPGGCAAHGAALMSPDSSDYPPQRDRNVVVPCKHWLERAGMKIIKAAARWRWRA; encoded by the coding sequence ATGGGAACGCTGCACCGGCTGTTCGACGGGCGCCTGCCACGCCTGGTGATGTTCGACCTGGACGGCACCCTGGTGGATTCGGTGCCCGACCTCGCGGCGGCCGTCGACCAGATGCTGCTCGCCCTGGGCCGTCCTGCGGCCGGGGTGGAGCGGGTTCGCGACTGGGTCGGCAATGGTGCCCGGGTGCTGGTGCGCCGCGCCCTGGCTGATGGTTACGAGCATTCCTCGGTACACGAGGAGGACGCCGAGCGCGGCCTCGAGCTGTTCATGACGGCCTACGCCGACAGCCACGCGCTCACCACCGTCTACCCGGGGGTGGCGGAAACCCTCAAGTGGTTGAAGAAGAAGGGCGTCGAGCTGGCGCTGGTCACCAACAAGCCCGAACGCTTCGTCGCGCCCCTGCTGGATGAGATGCGGCTGGGTCGTTATTTCCCCTTGATCATCGCCGGCGACACCCTGCCGCAGCAGAAGCCGGACCCGGCCGCGTTGCTGCATGTGATGCACATGACCGGGGTGAGCCGCAACGAGGCGCTGTTCGTTGGCGACTCGCGCAACGACGTGCTTGCGGCCAAGGCCGCCGGGGTGAAATGCGTCGCCCTGAGCTACGGCTACAACCACGGCCGACCCATTGCCGAGGAGGACCCGGCCCTGGTGGTGGACGACCTGCGTGAGCTGCTCCCAGGTGGTTGCGCCGCCCACGGCGCTGCGCTAATGTCGCCGGACTCCTCCGATTATCCGCCTCAACGAGACAGAAACGTGGTGGTTCCCTGCAAGCATTGGCTCGAACGAGCCGGAATGAAGATCATCAAGGCCGCCGCCCGTTGGCGCTGGCGCGCCTGA
- the trpE gene encoding anthranilate synthase component I: MTREEFLRLAAEGFNRIPLAFETLADFDTPLSLYLKLADTPYSYLLESVQGGEKWGRYSIIGLQSRTVLRAHGPAVTVSVDDQVTESHDSEDPLAFVEAFKERYQVAPIAGLPRFNGGLVGYFGYDCVRYVEKRLANCPNPDPLGTPDILLMVSDAVIVFDNLAGKLHAIVLVDPSQSDAFEQGQARLAELRAKLRLPVVPRLGVDPGLPLGGEPEFRSSFTREDYERAVREIKEYILAGDCMQVVISQRMSIPFKAAPIDLYRALRCFNPTPYMYFFNFGDFHVVGSSPEVLVRVEDGLVTVRPIAGTRPRGATEEADRALEEDLLSDAKELAEHLMLIDLGRNDVGRVSSTGSVKVTEKMVIERYSNVMHIVSNVTGQLKKGISAMEALRAILPAGTLSGAPKIRAMEIIDDLEPVKRGVYGGAVGYLAWNGNMDTAIAIRTAVIKDGELHVQAGAGIVADSVPALEWEETLNKRRAMFRAVTLAEQTAQTDA, encoded by the coding sequence ATGACCCGCGAAGAATTCCTGCGTTTGGCCGCCGAAGGCTTTAACCGCATTCCGCTTGCGTTCGAGACCCTGGCGGATTTCGATACCCCGCTGTCCCTCTACCTGAAGCTTGCCGATACCCCCTACTCCTACCTGCTGGAGTCGGTGCAGGGCGGCGAGAAATGGGGCCGCTACTCGATCATCGGCCTGCAGAGCCGCACCGTGCTGCGGGCCCATGGCCCGGCGGTGACCGTCAGCGTCGACGACCAGGTCACCGAGTCCCATGACAGCGAAGACCCGCTGGCCTTCGTCGAAGCCTTCAAGGAACGCTACCAGGTAGCGCCCATCGCCGGCCTGCCGCGTTTCAACGGTGGCCTGGTGGGTTACTTCGGCTACGACTGCGTGCGCTATGTCGAGAAGCGCCTGGCCAACTGCCCGAACCCCGATCCCCTGGGAACGCCGGACATTCTGCTGATGGTCTCGGACGCGGTGATCGTGTTCGACAACCTGGCGGGCAAGCTGCACGCCATCGTCCTGGTCGACCCGAGCCAGTCCGACGCCTTCGAGCAGGGCCAGGCGCGCCTGGCCGAACTGCGCGCCAAGCTGCGTCTGCCCGTCGTGCCGCGCCTGGGCGTGGACCCGGGCCTGCCGCTGGGCGGTGAGCCGGAGTTTCGCTCCAGCTTCACCCGCGAGGATTACGAGCGGGCGGTGCGCGAGATCAAGGAGTACATCCTGGCCGGCGACTGCATGCAGGTGGTGATCTCCCAGCGCATGTCGATCCCCTTCAAGGCTGCGCCCATCGATCTCTACCGCGCCCTGCGCTGCTTCAACCCGACGCCCTACATGTACTTCTTCAACTTCGGCGACTTCCACGTGGTGGGCAGCTCGCCGGAAGTGCTGGTGCGGGTGGAAGACGGCCTGGTCACCGTACGGCCCATCGCCGGCACCCGTCCCCGTGGCGCCACCGAGGAGGCCGATCGGGCGCTGGAAGAGGACCTGCTCTCCGACGCCAAGGAGCTGGCCGAGCACCTGATGCTGATCGACCTCGGCCGCAACGACGTCGGCCGCGTCTCCAGCACCGGCTCGGTGAAGGTCACCGAGAAGATGGTGATCGAGCGCTACTCCAACGTGATGCACATCGTTTCCAACGTCACCGGCCAGCTCAAGAAAGGCATCTCCGCCATGGAGGCCCTGCGCGCCATCCTGCCGGCCGGGACACTCTCCGGAGCGCCGAAGATCCGCGCGATGGAAATCATCGATGACCTCGAGCCGGTCAAGCGTGGCGTCTACGGCGGCGCCGTGGGCTACCTGGCCTGGAACGGCAACATGGACACGGCCATCGCGATCCGCACGGCGGTCATCAAGGACGGCGAACTGCACGTCCAGGCCGGCGCCGGCATCGTCGCCGACTCGGTCCCGGCACTGGAATGGGAAGAGACGCTCAACAAGCGCCGCGCGATGTTCCGCGCCGTGACCCTTGCCGAACAGACCGCCCAGACCGACGCCTGA
- a CDS encoding aminodeoxychorismate/anthranilate synthase component II has translation MLLMIDNYDSFTYNVVQYLGELGADVQVFRNDELSIAEIEALNPERIVVSPGPCTPNEAGVSLEVIRHFAGKLPILGVCLGHQSIGQAFGGDVVRARQAMHGKTSPVFHKDQGVFEGLNHPLTVTRYHSLVVKLETLPEELEVTAWTQHADGSMDEIMGLRHKTLNVEGVQFHPESILTEQGHELLANFLKQTGGVR, from the coding sequence ATGCTGCTGATGATCGACAACTACGACTCCTTTACCTATAACGTGGTGCAGTACCTCGGTGAGCTCGGCGCGGACGTCCAGGTGTTCCGCAACGACGAGCTGTCCATCGCCGAGATCGAGGCGCTGAACCCGGAACGCATCGTGGTCTCCCCCGGCCCCTGCACGCCCAACGAAGCCGGAGTGTCCCTGGAGGTGATCCGTCACTTCGCCGGCAAGCTGCCGATCCTCGGCGTCTGCCTCGGCCACCAGAGCATCGGCCAGGCCTTCGGTGGCGACGTGGTGCGCGCGCGCCAGGCCATGCACGGCAAGACCAGCCCGGTGTTCCACAAGGACCAGGGCGTGTTCGAAGGTCTGAACCATCCGCTGACCGTCACCCGCTACCACTCCCTGGTGGTGAAGCTGGAAACCCTGCCCGAGGAGCTGGAGGTCACTGCCTGGACCCAGCACGCCGACGGCTCGATGGACGAGATCATGGGGCTGCGTCACAAAACGCTGAACGTCGAGGGTGTGCAATTCCATCCGGAGTCCATCCTTACCGAACAGGGCCATGAGCTCCTGGCCAACTTCCTCAAGCAGACCGGCGGAGTGCGCTGA
- the trpD gene encoding anthranilate phosphoribosyltransferase encodes MDIKEALNRVVNQLDLTTEEMQDVMRLIMTGQCTDAQIGAFLMGMRMKSETIEEIVGAVSVMRELAVRVELTSLDRVVDVVGTGGDGANIFNVSSAATFVVAAAGGKVAKHGNRAVSGKTGSADVLEAAGIYLDLKPEQVARCIESIGVGFMFAQVHHKAMKYAASPRRELGLRTLFNMLGPLTNPAGVKHQVVGVFSQALCRPLAEVLKRLGSKHILVVHSRDGLDEVSLAAPTHVAELKDGEVTEYQIQPEDFGIKSQSLIGLTVGSPQESLELIRDALGRRKTENGQKAADMIVLNAGAALYAADLASSLKEGVRLAQDALHTGLAREKLDELASFTAVFRVENEA; translated from the coding sequence ATGGACATCAAGGAAGCCCTGAATCGGGTGGTCAACCAACTGGACCTGACCACCGAAGAAATGCAGGACGTGATGCGCCTGATCATGACCGGCCAGTGCACCGACGCACAGATCGGCGCCTTCCTCATGGGCATGCGCATGAAGAGCGAGACCATCGAGGAGATAGTCGGCGCCGTTTCGGTCATGCGTGAGCTGGCCGTCCGTGTGGAACTCACCAGCCTGGACCGCGTGGTCGACGTGGTGGGCACCGGCGGCGATGGCGCGAATATCTTCAACGTCTCCTCGGCAGCCACCTTCGTGGTCGCGGCGGCGGGCGGCAAGGTCGCCAAGCACGGCAATCGCGCGGTGTCCGGCAAGACCGGCAGCGCCGACGTGCTGGAAGCCGCCGGTATCTACCTGGACCTCAAGCCGGAGCAGGTGGCGCGTTGCATCGAGAGCATCGGCGTCGGCTTCATGTTCGCCCAGGTCCATCACAAGGCCATGAAGTACGCCGCCAGCCCGCGCCGCGAGCTGGGTCTGCGCACCCTGTTCAACATGCTCGGCCCGCTTACGAATCCGGCCGGTGTGAAGCACCAGGTGGTCGGCGTGTTCAGCCAGGCCCTGTGCCGCCCGCTGGCCGAGGTGCTCAAGCGCCTGGGCAGCAAGCACATCCTGGTGGTGCATTCCCGCGATGGCCTCGATGAGGTCAGCCTGGCCGCACCGACCCACGTTGCCGAACTGAAGGACGGCGAGGTGACCGAGTACCAGATCCAGCCCGAAGACTTCGGGATCAAGAGCCAGAGCCTGATCGGCCTGACCGTGGGCAGCCCGCAGGAGTCCCTGGAGCTGATCCGTGATGCCCTGGGGCGGCGCAAGACCGAGAATGGCCAGAAGGCCGCCGACATGATCGTGCTGAACGCGGGCGCTGCGCTCTACGCCGCTGACCTCGCGTCCAGCCTGAAAGAAGGTGTGCGCCTGGCACAGGATGCCCTGCACACCGGCCTCGCCCGCGAAAAGCTGGACGAGCTGGCCTCCTTTACCGCGGTGTTCCGAGTGGAGAATGAAGCGTGA
- the trpC gene encoding indole-3-glycerol phosphate synthase TrpC yields the protein MSIPTVLEKILARKAEEVAERRARVSLAEVEALARIADAPRGFARALLERAERHEAAVIAEVKKASPSKGVIREDFRPAQIARSYEAGGAACLSVLTDIDFFQGSDAYLQEARSACSLPVIRKDFLIDPYQVVEARAIGADCILLIVSALDDGRMKELAATAKDVGLDVLVEVHDSEELDRALNCLDTPLVGINNRNLHSFEVSLETTLDLLPRIPRDRLVITESGILNRADVELMEVSGVYAFLVGEAFMRAEEPGSELARLFFPDRNHVVASIDPD from the coding sequence GTGAGCATCCCTACCGTTCTTGAGAAGATCCTGGCGCGCAAGGCCGAGGAAGTGGCCGAGCGCCGCGCCCGTGTTTCCCTGGCCGAGGTCGAGGCACTGGCTCGCATCGCCGACGCTCCCCGCGGCTTCGCCCGGGCATTGCTGGAGCGCGCCGAGCGCCACGAAGCGGCGGTGATCGCGGAAGTGAAGAAGGCCTCGCCGAGCAAGGGCGTGATTCGCGAAGATTTCCGGCCGGCGCAGATCGCCCGGAGCTACGAGGCCGGCGGCGCCGCCTGCCTGTCGGTACTGACCGATATCGATTTCTTCCAGGGCAGCGATGCCTATCTGCAGGAGGCACGTAGTGCCTGTTCGCTGCCGGTGATCCGCAAGGATTTCCTTATCGACCCCTACCAGGTGGTGGAAGCCCGCGCCATTGGCGCCGACTGCATCCTCTTGATCGTCTCCGCCCTGGACGACGGCCGCATGAAGGAGCTGGCGGCCACCGCCAAGGACGTCGGTCTCGACGTGCTGGTGGAGGTGCATGACAGCGAGGAGCTGGACCGTGCGCTGAATTGCCTGGACACCCCGCTGGTGGGCATCAACAACCGTAACCTGCACAGCTTCGAAGTCAGCCTGGAAACCACCCTCGACCTGCTGCCGCGCATTCCCCGCGACCGCCTGGTGATCACCGAGAGCGGCATCCTCAACCGCGCCGATGTGGAGCTGATGGAAGTCAGCGGCGTCTATGCCTTCCTCGTCGGCGAGGCCTTCATGCGCGCGGAGGAACCGGGCAGCGAACTCGCCCGGCTGTTCTTCCCCGATCGCAATCACGTGGTGGCGAGCATTGATCCGGACTGA
- the crp gene encoding cAMP-activated global transcriptional regulator CRP, with the protein MVAITLTPKIKSLDKILAHCHRRRYTAKSTIIYAGDRCETLFFIIKGSVTILIEDDDGREMIIAYLNPGDFFGEMGLFEKEGAEKERSAWVRAKTECEVAELSYAKFRELTQQDPEILYALGSQMADRLRNTTRKVGDLAFLDVTGRVARTLLDLCKQPDAMTHPDGMQIKITRQEIGRIVGCSREMVGRVLKSLEEQGLVHVKGKTMVVFGTR; encoded by the coding sequence ATGGTCGCAATAACCCTTACACCAAAAATAAAGAGCCTGGACAAGATACTCGCGCATTGTCACCGCCGCCGTTATACGGCCAAGAGCACCATCATTTACGCGGGCGATCGCTGCGAAACCCTCTTCTTCATCATCAAGGGCTCGGTCACCATCCTGATCGAGGATGACGACGGCCGCGAGATGATCATCGCCTACCTCAACCCCGGGGACTTCTTCGGCGAGATGGGCCTGTTCGAAAAGGAAGGGGCGGAGAAAGAGCGCAGTGCCTGGGTCCGCGCCAAGACCGAGTGCGAAGTGGCCGAACTGAGCTACGCCAAGTTCCGCGAGCTTACCCAGCAGGACCCTGAAATCCTCTACGCCCTGGGCAGCCAGATGGCCGACCGCCTGCGCAACACCACGCGCAAGGTAGGCGACCTGGCCTTTCTCGACGTGACCGGCCGCGTGGCGCGCACCCTGCTCGACCTGTGCAAGCAACCGGATGCCATGACCCACCCCGACGGCATGCAGATCAAGATCACCCGCCAGGAAATCGGCCGCATCGTCGGCTGCTCCCGTGAGATGGTCGGCCGCGTGCTGAAGAGTCTGGAAGAACAAGGCCTGGTGCACGTGAAAGGCAAGACGATGGTGGTCTTCGGTACCCGCTGA
- a CDS encoding OsmC family protein: MKARIQWAGEALFLGESGSGHAVVMDGPPESGGRNLGVRPMEMLLIGLGGCTNFDVVSILKKSRQPVESCEAFLEAERADEDPKVFTKIHVHFVVKGRGLKEAQVKRAVELSADKYCSASIMLGRAGVEITHDYEIIELGA, encoded by the coding sequence ATGAAAGCACGCATCCAATGGGCGGGCGAAGCCCTGTTCCTTGGCGAATCCGGCAGCGGCCATGCAGTAGTCATGGACGGTCCGCCCGAGTCCGGTGGTCGCAACCTGGGCGTGCGCCCCATGGAAATGCTGCTGATCGGCCTGGGTGGCTGCACCAACTTCGACGTGGTGAGCATCCTGAAGAAGTCCCGCCAGCCGGTGGAAAGCTGCGAAGCCTTCCTCGAGGCCGAGCGTGCCGATGAGGACCCCAAGGTCTTCACCAAGATCCACGTGCATTTCGTGGTGAAAGGGCGCGGTCTCAAGGAGGCCCAGGTCAAGCGCGCGGTGGAGTTGTCGGCGGACAAGTACTGCTCGGCCTCGATCATGCTCGGCCGTGCCGGCGTCGAGATCACCCACGATTACGAGATCATCGAACTCGGGGCTTGA
- the speD gene encoding adenosylmethionine decarboxylase, with the protein MKSKLKLHGFNNLTKTLSFNIYDICYAETPEDQQAYVQYIDEEYDAERLTQILTDVVDIIGANILNIARQDYDPQGASVTILISEQPVTPTDSQIEESPGPLPETILAHLDKSHITVHTYPEIHPVSGIATFRVDIDVSTCGVISPLKALNYLIHQFDSDIVTVDYRVRGFTRDVEGKKHFIDHEINSIQNYLSDDTQDAYQMTDVNVYQENLFHTKMLLKDFELDNYLFGDATSNLTAEQRKEVEARVRHEMLEIFYARNMPN; encoded by the coding sequence GTGAAAAGCAAACTCAAGCTCCACGGGTTCAATAACCTGACAAAGACCTTGAGCTTCAACATCTATGACATCTGCTACGCGGAAACCCCCGAGGACCAGCAGGCCTACGTCCAGTACATCGACGAAGAGTACGACGCCGAACGCCTGACCCAGATCCTCACCGACGTAGTGGACATCATCGGTGCGAACATCCTCAATATTGCCCGCCAGGATTACGATCCCCAGGGCGCGAGCGTGACCATCCTGATTTCCGAGCAGCCGGTGACCCCCACCGACAGCCAGATCGAGGAATCCCCCGGTCCGCTGCCGGAAACCATCCTGGCGCACCTCGACAAGAGCCACATCACCGTTCATACCTACCCGGAAATCCATCCGGTGTCCGGTATCGCCACCTTCCGCGTGGACATCGATGTATCGACCTGCGGCGTGATCTCGCCACTGAAGGCGCTCAACTACCTGATCCACCAGTTCGACTCGGACATCGTCACGGTGGACTATCGCGTGCGCGGCTTCACCCGTGACGTGGAAGGCAAGAAGCACTTCATCGACCACGAGATCAACTCGATCCAGAACTACCTCTCCGACGACACCCAGGACGCCTACCAGATGACGGACGTCAACGTGTACCAGGAGAACCTGTTCCACACCAAGATGCTGCTCAAGGACTTCGAGCTGGACAACTACCTGTTCGGCGACGCCACCAGCAACCTGACCGCGGAACAGCGCAAGGAAGTCGAGGCGCGCGTGCGCCACGAAATGCTGGAGATCTTCTACGCGCGCAACATGCCCAACTGA
- the coq7 gene encoding 2-polyprenyl-3-methyl-6-methoxy-1,4-benzoquinone monooxygenase, protein MASERSYSPADRLLLQADAALRTLLPFTGQPFRPSPADGQPDAALADADARHIAGLMRINHTGEVCAQALYQGQALTAKLPEVREAMEHAAEEEIDHLAWCEQRIRELGSRPSVLNPIFYGLSFGVGAVAGLISDRVSLGFVAATEDQVCKHLDEHLEQLPAEDTKSRAILEQMRTDEEQHATSAIEAGGLRFPAPVKFGMTLLSKVMTKSTYRI, encoded by the coding sequence ATGGCCAGCGAACGTTCCTACTCTCCCGCCGACCGGCTGCTGCTGCAGGCCGATGCCGCCTTGCGCACCCTGCTGCCCTTCACCGGCCAGCCGTTCCGCCCCTCCCCCGCCGATGGCCAGCCCGATGCCGCGCTCGCGGACGCGGACGCCCGCCACATCGCCGGACTGATGCGCATCAACCACACCGGCGAGGTCTGCGCCCAGGCGCTCTACCAGGGCCAGGCACTGACCGCCAAGCTGCCGGAAGTGCGCGAAGCCATGGAACACGCCGCCGAGGAGGAGATCGACCACCTGGCCTGGTGCGAGCAGCGTATCCGTGAGCTGGGCAGCCGCCCGAGCGTGCTCAACCCGATCTTCTACGGCCTGTCCTTCGGCGTCGGCGCCGTCGCCGGCCTGATCAGCGACCGCGTCAGCCTGGGCTTCGTCGCCGCCACCGAGGACCAGGTGTGCAAGCACCTCGATGAGCACCTCGAACAGTTGCCGGCGGAGGACACCAAGTCCCGCGCGATCCTCGAGCAGATGCGCACCGACGAGGAACAACACGCCACCAGCGCCATCGAGGCCGGCGGCCTGCGCTTCCCGGCACCGGTGAAATTCGGCATGACCCTGCTCTCCAAGGTGATGACCAAGAGCACCTACCGCATTTGA
- a CDS encoding histidine triad nucleotide-binding protein yields the protein MDCLFCKIAAGQIPARKLYEDDQVVAFHDIGPQAPVHFLVIPKKHIPTLNDLTEDDKALTGHMLHTAQRLAKEQGCDEGFRVVMNCNELGGQTVFHIHMHVLGQRALHWPPG from the coding sequence GTGGACTGTCTGTTCTGCAAAATCGCCGCCGGGCAAATTCCCGCGCGCAAGCTCTACGAGGACGACCAGGTCGTCGCCTTCCATGACATCGGCCCCCAGGCGCCCGTGCACTTCCTGGTGATCCCGAAGAAGCACATCCCCACCCTCAACGACCTCACCGAGGACGACAAGGCCCTCACCGGGCACATGCTGCACACCGCCCAGCGCCTGGCCAAGGAGCAAGGCTGCGACGAAGGCTTCCGCGTGGTGATGAACTGCAACGAACTGGGCGGCCAGACCGTGTTCCACATCCACATGCATGTGCTCGGCCAGCGCGCGCTGCACTGGCCGCCGGGCTGA